A section of the Pseudomonadota bacterium genome encodes:
- a CDS encoding helix-turn-helix transcriptional regulator → MDDGELDLVFKALAHVERRRILVSLQQKANQSLFEICAGSFARDGKTLSRQTVSQHLDMLERASLIEVTWEGRTKKHSINEGPLREAIGALTDDFS, encoded by the coding sequence ATGGATGACGGCGAGCTTGACCTGGTGTTCAAGGCGCTCGCCCACGTAGAACGGCGACGCATCTTGGTTTCACTACAACAGAAGGCTAACCAATCGCTTTTTGAGATCTGTGCGGGATCGTTCGCGAGAGACGGTAAGACGCTTTCGCGTCAGACCGTTTCACAGCACTTAGACATGCTGGAACGAGCCTCACTGATTGAGGTGACGTGGGAAGGGCGCACAAAAAAACATTCGATTAACGAAGGCCCATTGCGTGAGGCGATCGGAGCTTTAACCGACGATTTTTCTTAA
- a CDS encoding VOC family protein: MRIYVTTVFVDDQAHAEDFYTNKLGFVVKNDVPVGDARWLTVVSPEDQDGTELLLEPAGHPAVGPYKTALVADGIPAASFQVDDLAAEHGRLAGLGVNFTQEPMDAGTVHMAVLDDTCGNLIQLIQMK, from the coding sequence ATGAGAATCTATGTAACAACAGTCTTTGTAGATGACCAGGCTCACGCCGAAGACTTCTACACCAACAAACTTGGTTTTGTCGTTAAGAACGACGTGCCAGTTGGCGACGCGCGTTGGCTCACTGTCGTTTCGCCAGAAGATCAAGACGGTACCGAACTGCTACTTGAACCCGCTGGGCATCCTGCCGTTGGCCCATACAAAACGGCGCTCGTAGCAGACGGCATTCCCGCGGCATCGTTCCAAGTTGATGACTTGGCGGCGGAGCATGGACGCCTCGCTGGTCTTGGCGTTAACTTCACTCAAGAGCCTATGGACGCCGGCACCGTTCACATGGCAGTGCTCGATGACACTTGCGGTAATCTCATCCAACTCATTCAAATGAAATGA
- a CDS encoding DUF3768 domain-containing protein, with protein sequence METTERIAKLNDMFRSTLTFGGKAVLTAGVANLGPEAIKAITKQVREFADFDAGEDGNDPYNEHDFGAFDYAGNRFFWKIDYYDNNYEYGSENPADPTITRRVLTIMLASEY encoded by the coding sequence ATGGAAACAACCGAACGTATTGCCAAGCTGAACGATATGTTTCGTTCAACGCTCACCTTCGGTGGCAAAGCGGTCTTGACGGCCGGCGTTGCCAACCTTGGACCCGAGGCGATTAAAGCCATCACTAAACAGGTCCGCGAATTCGCGGATTTCGATGCCGGCGAAGACGGCAACGACCCGTACAACGAGCACGATTTCGGGGCATTTGATTATGCCGGCAATCGCTTCTTCTGGAAGATCGATTACTACGACAATAACTACGAATACGGCAGCGAGAATCCAGCCGACCCGACCATCACGCGACGCGTGTTGACCATCATGCTAGCGAGCGAGTATTGA